The Ananas comosus cultivar F153 linkage group 22, ASM154086v1, whole genome shotgun sequence genome segment ttgaaataaaaaattatttatttgtattcatatagtttttttaatagttattttcattattttataaataaaggAGGTGCTCAATCTCACAGTGCGGGGCTCTGAGCGGATAAACCAGCTTAAGCTCGCGCGGCTGTCTGGCGGCTTGTCTGTCTCAAAAGGGACATGCAGATTCCGCAGCGTTGGTATGTTATATTCTCCAAGGTTGATCCTTATCTAAAGTATGTATTAATGTATTCCTTCCATAGTTATTGTATTTTGTGTTGATGATTCGATAATATTCGTAAGCAGAGTTATTATGTACGTAAAATGTAAAAAGACAAATCGAAGATTTATGTTAGGTAATCATGTTAAAACAAAGAGAGCAAAGGAAAGGGATATGGGATTTGATACGGCTGAATTCCATGACGATAGAGACTAGAGCTACCATCCTGCGATAGATGCCTTGATGTGAGAAaggagcgcggcggcgcggggagCGCGGCGGCGTGGCGAGCGCACGCCTGTACTTTTTGCACCCCATTCTTGATATTTTTATCAAGGATCACCCATGCCGGTGGGTCTCTTCTCGAGCTGGGTGGTCCAGGTTTCCTCCGTTGTTTCGTTCAATCAGGTTGTCtatatatttagtatattaaagTACGTTGATTGGTGATAGGACGAAAACGGAGTGTTGTACGTTGTACGTTCAATACGTTGGTTACGTTCATCTAGATGACTAAGATGAAGATAGAGTGATAGGTATCGAGTGAAGTGGTTGAGGATTCCAAAGGAAATGGAATCGGTTCGATACGGTGGGATGAGCGAGAGCTCAGTTAGTAGGCGCCTTATGGCGCGTGTAGATCCGGACTCCTCTCTTTGGACGGCATGTGGAGTCGGAAGTTAGGTGTTTGGTGTAGCGGGTTGCCCAGCGCTTCTTGACGCATGTGGGTACCAGTCCCTAGGNNNNNNNNNNNNNNNNNNNNNNNNNNNNNNNNNNNNNNNNNNNNNNNNNNNNNNNNNNNNNNNNNNNNNNNNNNNNNNNNNNNNNNNNNNNNNNNNNNNNNNNNNNNNNNNNNNNNNNNNNNNNNNNNNNNNNNNNNNNNNNNNNNNNNNNNNNNNNNNNNNNNNNNNNNNNNNNNNNNNNNNNNNNNNNNNNNNNNNNNNNNNNNNNNNNNNNNNNNNNNNNNNNNNNNNNNNNNNNNNNNNNNNNNNNNNNNNNNNNNNNNNNNNNNNNNNNNNNNNNNNNNNNNNNNNNNNNNNNNNNNNNNNNNNNNNNNNNNNNNNNNNNNNNNNNNNNNNNNNNNNNNNNNNNNNNNNNNNNNNNNNNNNNNNNNNNNNNNNNNNNNNNNNNNNNNNNNNNNNNNNNNNNNNNNNNNNNNNNNNNNNNNNNNNNNNNNNNNNNNNNNNNNNNNNNNNNNNNNNNNNNNNNNNNNNNNNNNNNNNNNNNNNNNNNNNNNNNNNNNNNNNNNNNNNNNNNNNNNNNNNNNNNNNNNNNNNNNNNNNNNNNNNNNNNNNNNNNNNNNNNNNNNNNNNNNNNNNNNNNNNNNNNNNNNNNNNNNNNNNNNNNNNNNNNNNNNNNNNNNNNNNNNNNNNNNNNNNNNNNNNNNNNNNNNNNNNNNNNNNNNNNNNNNNNNNNNNNNNNNNNNNNNNNNNNNNNNNNNNNNNNNNNNNNNNNNNNNNNNNNNNNNNNNNNNNNNNNNNNNNNNNNNNNNNNNNNNNNNNNNNNNNNNNNNNNNNNNNNNNNNNNNNNNNNNNNNNNNNNNNNNNNNNNNNNNNNNNNNNNNNNNNNNNNNNNNNNNNNNNNNNNNNNNNNNNNNNNNNNNNNNNNNNNNNNNNNNNNNNNNNNNNNNNNNNNNNNNNNNNNNNNNNNNNNNNNNNNNNNNNNNNNNNNNNNNNNNNNNNNNNNNNNNNNNNNNNNNNNNNNNNNNNNNNNNNNNNNNNNNNNNNNNNNNNNNNNNNNNNNNNNNNNNNNNNNNNNNNNNNNNNNNNNNNNNNNNNNNNNNNNNNNNNNNNNNNNNNNNNNNNNNNNNNNNNNNNNNNNNNNNNNNNNNNNNNNNNNNNNNNNNNNNNNNNNNNNNNNNNNNNNNNNNNNNNNNNNNNNNNNNNNNNNNNNNNNNNNNNNNNNNNNNNNNNNNNNNNNNNNNNNNNNNNNNNNNNNNNNNNNNNNNNNNNNNNNNNNNNNNNNNNNNNNNNNNNNNNNNNNNNNNNNNNNNNNNNNNNNNNNNNNNNNNNNNNNNNNNNNNNNNNNNNNNNNNNNNNNNNNNNNNNNNNNNNNNNNNNNNNNNNNNNNNNNNNNNNNNNNNNNNNNNNNNNNNNNNNNNNNNNNNNNNNNNNNNNNNNNNNNNNNNNNNNNNNNNNNNNNNNNNNNNNNNNNNNNNNNNNNNNNNNNNNNNNNNNNNNNNNNNNNNNNNNNNNNNNNNNNNNNNNNNNNNNNNNNNNNNNNNNNNNNNNNNNNNNNNNNNNNNNNNNNNNNNNNNNNNNNNNNNNNNNNNNNNNNNNNNNNNNNNNNNNNNNNNNNNNNNNNNNNNNNNNNNNNNNNNNNNNNNNNNNNNNNNNNNNNNNNNNNNNNNNNNNNNNNNNNNNNNNNNNNNNNNNNNNNNNNNNNNNNNNNNNNNNNNNNNNNNNNNNNNNNNNNNNNNNNNNNNNNNNNNNNNNNNNNNNNNNNNNNNNNNNNNNNNNNNNNNNNNNNNNNNNNNNNNNNNNNNNNNNNNNNNNNNNNNNNNNNNNNNNNNNNNNNNNNNNNNNNNNNNNNNNNNNNNNNNNNNNNNNNNNNNNNNNNNNNNNNNNNNNNNNNNNNNNNNNNNNNNNNNNNNNNNNNNNNNNNNNNNNNNNNNNNNNNNNNNNNNNNNNNNNNNNNNNNNNNNNNNNNNNNNNNNNNNNNNNNNNNNNNNNNNNNNNNNNNNNNNNNNNNNNNNNNNNNNNNNNNNNNNNNNNNNNNNNNNNNNNNNNNNNNNNNNNNNNNNNNNNNNNNNNNNNNNNNNNNNNNNNNNNNNNNNNNNNNNNNNNNNNNNNNNNNNNNNNNNNNNNNNNNNNNNNNNNNNNNNNNNNNNNNNNNNNNNNNNNNNNNNNNNNNNNNNNNNNNNNNNNNNNNNNNNNNNNNNNNNNNNNNNNNNNNNNNNNNNNCATTcatcttgttcttttcatttccctctacccctaggctatgccgactcggggtactgctatctctagtctctgggtagggcgctatctacggagctacgcccttgcttCGCACCGCTGCGCCACTCACGTGCGTACCTGTGACACCCCAAAaaaatgtggggtgagaaccaactccatagtTCCTAGTAGGTACGgtcacccaaggaaaaagctcgaccaataggtctaaaGAGGCattgcaatcatgttagtccaaaaatatctatagatatatatatcatcatgttattatgcaactaacagataacatgcctcacaaaatgcaatatgaacattatgcaaatcctgtaactcatacaagtagattaattgattctacttcatattattagccattctttactttattagctattcttattcgttagccgttctttactttatttcCTTGCCACACTATGCTCATTGGTGATTCTTTCCTATGGTtacctttaccttagccatctatgccactcgactcgatcttgagtcaatcaactgcggatgtCCGCACTCTgtcggctcgaggtgaaggaactctcgcATGCACCTCAACCTACCACAACCTGCCGCACTCTATGACtgagccacccggcggcgaaatcgtcgcacatacgccacgacaatggctcaagtcaaacGATGGTAATAATCCACAAACCGGcataaccatccggcggcgaaatcgtcgcacacgccatgTCAATGGTTAGCCCCggacggcgaaatcgtcgcacacgcccaacaccactttgggtgttcCATAAGCtcagggattccggaatccatttcacataactcaagggttggtcttaaccctatagtatcgacctatctaggccCAATGTtctttccatcctaggtccacttgactctaggtttaacacttttatcacataacctaggttactttaactctaggttcgcTATCTTTATCTTACAACCTAGGTTGACTTAACTCTAGCTTtaatctcaacctatgttctccaacattaggtttaatgccactgttgtacgacctatgtttattacactaggttcgatgtcacacttgttcaacctatgtttattaacactacgttcgatgccacacttgttcaacctatatttattaacactaggttcgatgccacacttgttcaacccatatttattaacactaggttcaatactaCTCTTANNNNNNNNNNNNNNNNNNNNNNNNNNNNNNNNNNNNNNNNNNNNNNNNNNNNNNNNNNNNNNNNNNNNNNNNNNNNNNNNNNNNNNNNNNNNNNNNNNNNAGGAGTcgtcgccgcgccgccgcccgaGGGTTCGCTTCTTGGGGATGGAGGAGCGCTTCAGAGGCTGCCCCGACTTGAGCTTGCCCTTGCCCTTGGCGGTGCCGCTCACCGGCGCGCGCTGCTGGAGCTGGTGGTGCTGCGGCGGTGGAGCaggagctagggttagggttcggaGCGAGCAGAGGAGCCTCGAGGGGTTAGGGCTTCGCCGGATCATTGTCTCTTTATTAgggttactctctctctctctctctctctctctctctctctcgtctatCTATGGAAGAAATTGGGTTGGGTGAAAGGGGTTTAGGGTTAAACAGGGAGTGAGTGGGAAAGGAGAAGATGCGAGTATAGCGGTACCAGATTAAGGGCCGATAGGTGTTAGGGTCCATTTGCTTcaagtaaaatcataaaaaataatttgtataaaaatattttccgtgaaaaaaaaaattacagtttgaattttcattttctatcgaaaaatagtggaaaaataaaaattttaatttttttttcaaatccgtAGTCGAGCCAAATaactagaaaaatattttcataccgaaaataatttttcgattcGTTTTACGCCGAACTAAGCATCTCCTTAGCAAAGTGGGACTTCGTGACCCTGAGGCAACAATTATAATgaactagtgaaggcccgcgcttcgcggcggaaaatttacgcaatttttaaaatattttgaacaaacttttttaattttttaatttttaaatctaaattgaagagagagaaaaattaaaaaaaattatttaaataaaaagggataaaaaaaaatttgaagtttgaagcccgatttattatatgtattattaataaactaattaattatattatatataacattattaataaatttaattaattaattaactttatagagtttaaaattttaaaattttaagctttgaagattaaatttgaaataaatattatctgttaacatttaaatttaaattttaaatataaagtataaaatttgggaattaaaagtttaaaattctctctctccctctctctgcctctctttctctctctctctttctttctcccctagctccctctctctctctctctttctctctctttcctctctctctctctttctctctctctcactcttaatagtgtagatcaagtctaacggagccgatcgtcgatttggaagccgcatcatcgaaaacaacttgatagcacaggaggccccgtgctaccgatagtatagtagccggactctatatatatatatatatatagagtccggctattatactattatgagtacgatcgccctcgtactcataagttgttttcgatgatagagcttccgaatcgatgattgtcatgccccggattactcgttttttcaggcacgctaacagacccgccgtatacatagaaatttttcctatatacgaagcgatagctgtacttgtacctgtaatcatacaacactgcaaccagtagtatagagctgctaaaaagataaacatatataaaataaaggttcactatacatacataggaTCCCGGTATACAaaatcactcgctccagcgagatacaaccatcagtatgtataagaaccaaaACTACCACTACCTATAGCTGGTAAGCTCTAGATCAGTAACAACTGGGAAGGAgtctagctcgcgactctctTTTCACGATCCGTATCCGTGActgcagcagccgaagaagagggctctgcaaaagatccaccactgggcgtgagaactactgcaaaaagaagtagaagtagtcctcagtgggtaccgctaccgacctcaacggctcacccactaagtctacagatgtatgctcaaagatagtaagaaagctgaaaaaactcTACAGTTATATGCTATTGTACTATCCCTATTCGACAATCTGTAGGTATGATAATGCACTGTATAACCCAAAACTCACTAGGGACTATGAACACACCCATCCTGCCTGTCGAAGCAATACTAactaccaccacgctgggtcgtcagtggagagcgtgtccaaccaggacaaaccgacaacaacgcaaaagcacgaagcccgactccggagtggcactcgtgggcgctacccaaccgaggatccaagcgtatctctgccgagctcaatcaggctctcacaggctatagtcaagtaaacagagTCTAACAatcaaactcacgtgccctcggcacattCTGATATAAAAACAGCAAACTGGGCCCACCATCAACCTCAACAGCACCCGACAGTTCGGAttagcctaaacactgctgtaaaaataagctcggcatctcagcacgagcgtaaatacattctactctatcctgggtatccaccgccaacaaactgcggcgatacgaacaaactacagctcctaaacTATTAgcgtatcaaatgcgcactaacagcgtggatatGAACCGCAACAGTTTCAGAAGCTATtcgagtatcaaatgcgcactaacagcgtggatacgaaACGCAACAGCTGCTgaagctatctgagtatcaaatgcgcactaaggccccgtttggatcgtgggataagcggggataacgaaagttatccctgCTATTCAGTCAAACGGGATGAAATttggccggaatattttatcccggtcaaaccttgctattcccggttatcccggaatagcaagggatttgctattccaccattttggtggaacagtgctattccaattcttaatttcaaacttaattaaacttataaattgaattaaactaaattatataaatataatatgttatatattataatggccaatttgcataaaaaatccacttattttgggcttttgcaaaaccgggccacctttttcgtttttgcagattcggtccactttttcagcaaactgactaaaataccctttttactttttcgctttcctctttctctctcctcttcgtttctctcgttctttttttttctcgctggCAGAGCGAAGGCAAAACGGTCCGTCtcacctctcaccctcattctctagccctcgccctctccctcgcccttgccctcgtccatgcacctcccaccttcctcgcctccgaccccgttaAGGCCgggccgcgactttttttttttttgcttttttcttttcttttcttctccgactcttctccaccgtctccgacgacgatgcctctctcgtccttctcttccttccccgcccttctcatctctccctctccctcattctctgccgcctccgacgacgatgcatcttcgccggcgccgacgtcgacaccgtggaggtcgctgcggcgctacaggctcggagcgggggtccttagcggtgtcgtcgccggcaccgtggttgttggcagagaaggtgacaaaaaaaattatagaaaaaacagaaaaaaaataaagataaaaaattatataaaaagaaggatgaacatcaaattgtatcgttaattgcaaaaaaaattataagttgcactattaagatgtaaactgcagctttaagatgaaaactacactctttaaacgaaaattacactctttgagaaatatttacactgtttctcttcttattacactctttcagatgtaaactgtatccattaagatgaaagttacactctttaaacaaaagttgcactgtttgtcctcttgttgcaccatttctcctcttgttatactgttttttatcttaaactgcacccttttaagagatatttatactgctttcttctcttgttacactatttctcctcttcttaCACTGtttcttaaactgcacccatttaagagatatttatactgtttctcctcttgttgtactgtttcttctcttattgcactatttctcctcctgttacactgtttttatcttaaactgcaccctttaagaggagaaactgtgTAATAAGAtgagaaatagtacaacaagaggaaaaacagtgcaacaagaggagaaacagtataaatatctcttaagtTTGtgcaatttaagataaaaaaatagtgtaacaagagaagaaatggtgcaacaagaggaaaaacagtgcaacttttgtttaaagagtgtaacttttattttagtggtgcagtttatatctgaaagagtaaaataagaggagaaacaatgtaaatatctccaaaaaagtgtaattttcgttgaaagagtgtaatttttatcttaaagctacagtttatattttaaatagtgcaacttataattctttttacagttaacgatgcaattttatcttcatccttctttttttataattttttatctttttttttcttgcttcttttataatttttttttgtcacccctctcCACGGCGCCTTCGACGATGTCGCTAAGGACCTCCTGCTCCGAGGCTACaacgccgcagtgacctccacggcgTCGGTGCCGACGAatatgcatcgtcgtcggaggcggcagaggaagagggagagggagaggacgagaagggcggagaagagcaagagaggcgtcgtcgtcgaagatagtggaggagagtcgaagaagaaaaaaaaaNggcggcggcggcgacgactcCTCCGCGGCGTCCCGCGGCGGCCGGTCCCACCGCGACGCCGTGGAGCGCCTCAACCAGATGGTCTCCTCCTGCCTCTCCGCCCCCACCCCGCTCCGCCACCTCTCCCCCAAAGACCGCCGCCGCGAGGCCGAGCGCGAGAAGCTCGGCCTCATCTCCAAGGAGCGCCAGCGCGAGCTCGACCTCGCCAAGGCCCGGTCCAAGAAGAGCCCCGCCGCCTCCGAGGAGGAGCGCGTCCTCATGGGCACCCCGGGCCTCGACCCCATCACCCTCGGCCTCGTCGACGCCGACGCCATCCCCAGCTACGAGCTCACCGTCGAGGACGGCCGCCGCCTCGCCAAGGAGTACAGCCGGGTGCTCATGCGCCGCCACCGTGCGCGGCAGGCCGCCGAGTCCAACCTCCTCCGCCTCAAGAAGGCGGCCGTTGCCGCCCTGCCCGACCACCTCCGGGCCGCCGCCCTGGTGCCCGACCTGACGCCGTTCCCGGCCAACAGGTTCATGGCCACCCTCACGCCGCCCATCGAGGGCTACATCGAGCAGGTTCGCGAGGCCGCCAAGAAGTACTCGGTCAAGGAGAAGCTGCGGTAGAAAGGCCGCAAATAACCCAAAAAGAGCCTCCTTTTTGAGGTGAGATCTATGACCACTTATGCTCTGTTACAGGATTCTTGGTTTTCGCTTTTCATCGTGTACTCTTTAGTCTCAGCAGTCGAGTGGTTTCCGGACATTGTTCAAATGGTTGTTCAGTGAgagataatttatttatcaataaaatttagatatttctcatttcttgttttttgttgtatattattcatttcaGGTATttgtattctgtgatttaatgCCAAATGAGTGCTTTAGGCATCGGTATTAGCTTTAGCTTGGTGGTTTCTTTGTAGCACAGAATGTTGGCCGCGTGTCTTAGCTTAGGTTGGCTTCTTTCGGTCCTTTCGTTGTTATGTACAAGTGCAGGGTTGTCTTTGCCATTTTTATCATTCTTTGCTTGCTTTTGTACAACTGCTTACCTTTTTACCGTCCTGGTCCATCATGGAgcaatgatgataaaaaaaacgTGAAGGAACTTAAATAGCAGTGCAGAACtctgtttttttatttcttcatgtctgtttgttttaatttatatgatgTTTATGATTGGATTAGCTTTTTGGCGAAAATCTCTCAGAAGGTTTTGATTAGTCTGTTGTATAATGTGCCTTTGTATTAGGGCCTTTGTATATTGGcctttagtttttcttttcacCGATTAAAAGTTTAGCATTCTTCGTATTGAATCATTAATTATCTCAAAATATGGTTTATTATCTTGAAAGGAAAGAAACAGTCAGTTTTTGTTCTGTGGCGATAATTTCTTTTTCTGTGGATTTTTATGATTTTGAGTTCTAAGATTTTTAGGCTTTGCTTCACCTCTATGCAATTGGCAAACCCGTACCAGAAGCGATATGTTGTAGGTGACTTGCAATTGCTGTAATTGGTGCTCCACAACCAGTGGATTAAATGTGAGGCCTCCCATTTCCTCAAATCCTTGTTTTCTTTCATAATTGTGTGTTTCTTTATGTCTGCATATTGGTCAAACTCAAAGCACAGCCTTGCTTTCTATATGACGAAATGTGTGGGACCCAAATCAACCATAggcaatttttaaataaacgaCTACTTTGGAGACTCAAGTCAGTTCGATCATTAGAACTTTTTTGTTTGCTAAAAATATTGGCTGGAAGGAAAGTTTGGTGAACACCATGTTTTGTTGAACTTGCTTGACTTACGTCCAAATAGCTTTTCACTTGAGG includes the following:
- the LOC109727562 gene encoding uncharacterized protein LOC109727562, with the translated sequence XGGGGDDSSAASRGGRSHRDAVERLNQMVSSCLSAPTPLRHLSPKDRRREAEREKLGLISKERQRELDLAKARSKKSPAASEEERVLMGTPGLDPITLGLVDADAIPSYELTVEDGRRLAKEYSRVLMRRHRARQAAESNLLRLKKAAVAALPDHLRAAALVPDLTPFPANRFMATLTPPIEGYIEQVREAAKKYSVKEKLR